In the Corallococcus soli genome, CTCACGTCCAGCTCCGCGCGCACGTCCAGCGTCGGCTCGGGCCGCTCCGTGCGGGACAGGATGTCGCGAGTCTCCTGCTGGTGCTGGCGCTGGAGGCGGGCCTCGTGGCGCCGGGCCTGCCGGAGCGCGTCGTCCGTCGCCGTGTGCTCCTGGCGGAGGGTGTCGAGCTGTTCCTTCCACCGGGCAGGGTCCGCTTCGCCCGCGCCAGTGCGCTCGGCGATGGCGCGCAGCACCTCCGCGCGCGCGGCCTGCATCAGGCCGCGCTTCACCTCCAGGCGGCGCACCTGGGCGTGGGCCTGCTCCATCGCCTGTTCGTGTTCGAAGGCCCGGCGCGCCAGCTCCGTGTGCTGCTCCCGCAGCGCCTCCGGGAGCACGGCGCGCATGGAGCGGCGCAGGCTGGCCTGCGTCACCATGCCGCCGGACAGCTTCGCCTGGAGCGAGCGGTCCACCGCCACCGCCGGCAGTCCGTCCACCCAAAGCCGGGTGGCGCCCTGGGGCAGCGTCACTTCGCCGCTGCGTTCGATGAGGGCCCGGTCCTCCAGGACCGTCACCTTGACGAGGGGCAACAAGATGGAAGTGCGCATCACGTCCTCCGGTTTCCGCCCGCCAGCATCTTGCTGGCGGGCAGCTTGACGACCCACGTCGCCTTCAACGAACGCTTCGCCCCCGCGGGAATGCTCACGCGCCAGACGCGCTCACCCTCCACCGGCAGCTCGCCCGGGATGGGCGTGGGCTTGTGCCAGGGCGGCGTGACCTCCGTCTCCTCGACCTTGATGTCCTTCTGGGATTCGGGCACCGCGCCCACGCGCTCGGACACGGTGACGTTCACCGGCCGCGAGAGGTGGTTGGCCAGCTCCACCGACACATGGTGCGTGAGCACCGTGCTGTTGCCGAACATGCCGCCCGTGGCTTCGTCGAAGCGGGTGTTGCGCGCCACCTGGAGCGCTTCCTCCACGCCCAGGCCCAGCCGCTGCGTCTCGCCGGGGCCCATCGTGGGCAGCGGGGAGGTCATCAGGAATTCATCCTCCAGCGTCACGTCCACCGGGCCCGCGAGCAGGGCGTGGGGCGTCGGGTTGTCCAGCCGCACCGTGCGGAAGACGCGCGGCTCCACGGAGGGCACGGCCACGTACTCGGCGCTGAGCTCCACCGGCAGCGTCAGCATGGGCACCGTGTGCCACGCCCCGTCGGACGGGACGTCCGCGCTCGCCTCCGCGTCGAAGCGAGCGTCGAAGTGCCGGGCGGAGTCGCGCGGGGGCACCGCCCAGGTGGGCGGCGCAAGCAGGTTCACGGCCGCGGCGGTGTTCATGGCGACGGCCACGAGGTTCACCACGTCCACCTGCACGCGCACCGCGGACAGGGCCAGCATCGCCTGCGTGACGTGCGCCGGACGGGGCCGCAGCCGGCCGCGGTGATCCGAAGCGCCCGGTGGCGCCAGCGTCAGGGATTCGTAGTCGAGCAGCCCGTCCGCGGGCTCCAGCGCGGGCGGGGGGAGGTCGCCGTCCTCTTCATCATCCGCGCCCAGGAGGTCCTTGACCGGAGCGTCGTCGAAGTCCGCTTCGGCCTTGCGCTTCTTGGCGCGCTCCAGTCCTCCGCCGCCCTTGGGCGCGGATGCCATCCTGGGCAGTCCGCGCGGGATGGCGACCTCGCCGGTGACGCTCCCGCCCCGGGGGGCGGACGCCGCACGGCCGCCCACCATGGGGGCCCCCGGGCGCGCTGGGGGCGGGGGGGGCTTGGACATGGGAGCCGACGGGCGGGGCGGGGCGCCGGGAGCGCCTCCAAAGGAAGCCTCCTCCTGTTCGTCCGCGAGCGCGCCTGGCTCCTCCTCGGAGGTCTCGTACATCGGCATCTCCTGGGGCACGGGCTCGGGCATCAGGAGGGCGGGGGAGGGCGGGGCGCGCAGGGCGTCGTAGCCCGCGAACAGCTCATCCAGACCCGGGGCGGGCTCACGCCAGCCGGAGCGCGCGGGGGGCGGCTGGACGCGCCCGATGCGCAGCGACTTCAGCTCCGGCACCTCCGCGTGTCGCATCAGGTCCGCGGTGGAGACGGAGAGCCGCACCCCCGTCCAGTCCTCGCCCGTGCGCTGGAGCACGGCGGCCCGCATGCGCAGCGTGCCTTCCTCCAGCGTCCGGGGCAGGCGCAGGTCATAGGTGGGGACCCAGCGCGCGCCCACCACCGCGTACTCCAGCACGAGGCGCGCATCCGTGTCCGAAGGCAGGGGTCCGGACAGCGTCAGCTGCGCCGCGCGGAACAGCCGGGCCCGGTCGCCGCTGAGCGCGGAGGACAGCTCCTGGATGCGGCGGCGGCGCAGCTCCACCTCCGCCGTGGCGTCGCGCAGCTGTCGCTCCAGGACCAACCGCTGGGCATGCAGCGCCGTCAGCTCCGTGTCCACGAACCCCGCCAGGGACAGCATCGAGGCAAGCGGCGCCTCCCTGGGGGGCTGGCCCTTGCGCGGGGGCGGGAAGACGGGCGTCAGCCGCTGGAGCGTGTCCAGCTCCCCGCGCACTCGCTCCAGCCGGGCGTGCACGTCGGACAGCAGCGCCTCCGAGGCTTCGAGCGCGTGCTGCTCCACGGGCAGGTCCGACTCCGAGGGCAGCCGCGCCTCGAAGGTGGGCCGCAGGTCGCGGACGAGCAGGCCGGCGGGGCCCTCCACGACCCGGGCGCGCAGGGAGTGGGCGCGCAGGGCCAGCGGCAGGCCTTCGATGCGGACCTTGTCGGGCAGGTGTCCCTGCTCCGGGGACAGCACGAAGGCCCGCGTGCACAGCGCGCCCTCGGCATGAACCGTGACGGATTCCAGGATGGACGGTACGACGCGCATGGGCCCCCTCTTCCATGGAGAGGGCCGCACGCTAACCGACGTCCATGAGGATGGCGACGGTGGGCACGCGGCCCACGCACCGTCACGCAACCTCCAGGGTCAGAACGCCCGGTTCACGGCGTAGCCGCAGATGCGGTGCTCGGCCTTGTAGGTCGCGGGGCCCGGGACGCCGTCGATGGGGCCCGTGTAGCCGAAGCTCCGGCCCACCGTCTGCACGCGGCTCCAGTAGATGGCGCCGGGGATGCCGTCCTCCTGCGCGGAGGTGCGGGGGCCGCCCCGGTTGTTCAGCTCGCGCGCGGTGATGCGCACGCGGAGCTTCTCCGTGTTCGGACCCGTCACCCCGTCGATGGGGCCCGTGTAGCCGAAGTCGCGCTGCCCCACCGTCTGGATGCGCTGGTAATAGATTGTGCCCGGGATGCCGTCGAACTCCGTGGACGTCTGGGGAAGGCCTCCGCCCGGCGAGCCGCCGCCCCCGGCGATGCGTCCGCCCGCGTAGTCCATGGACCAGCCCAGGTAGCGCGCGCCCGTCTTCGACGAGTAGCCGGAGACGCTGTTGACGCCAATCGCATCCCCCCAGGACTGCGACAGGTTGTACGTCGCCATGAAGACCGTTCCACCGCCGCCGTTCAGGTCCGCGCCCACGTGGCCCGCCGACCCGATGTCCCACCAGTGGAAGGCGCCAATCAGCGCCGTCGCCGGGTTCGTCGAGACGATCCTCGACGCCCGGTAGGCCTCGATGGCCGTGGGCCGCACCGCGGAGTCGGGGAGCTGCCCGAAGCGGACCATCAGCGAACCGCACCACTGGTTCCACGTCCCCCCGTCGCGCTTGGGGTTGGCGGCGGCATAGGCCCGCGCGCGGTCGTAGATGGGCGAGTTCGCCTCGCTTTCCACCGATTCAATCCCAGACACCTCCGGGGTTGATGCCTCCATCCCGGCCCCACCACAAGCGGCCAGCATCAGGCTCGCGGACACCAGCAGGGCAGGGGACCACGTCATCCAGTTCGTGCGCATCATCTGTCTCCAGGAGGGGGGATTCAGCAGGGGCCGAAATTTGCAAATAAATCCAATTATACGTGGTTTTCTGAATTGAAACTGGATTTGCGGCTGGAGGCCGGGGCGAACCGTGCGAAGGTCGCTGTCCATGCGAACGTCCTGGCTCGTGTTCTCGTTGTCGTTGCTCTGCGCATGCTCCACCACGCCGTCGGTGCCTCCTGGCGGCGACGGGACGGATCCCCTCCATCAGGTGCGGCGGGTCCAGGTGGCGGAGGGCGTGGAGCTGGAGGTGCTCGACTACGGCGGGAAGGGACCGGCGCTCGTGTTCCTTCCGGGCCTGGGCAGCACCGCCCACGTCTACGACGTGCTGGCGCCGGAGTTCACCGCCACGCACCACGTCTACGCGTTCACGCGTCGTGGGTTCGGGGCGTCGAGCTGGCCCACCACCGGTTATGACAGCGCCACGCTGGGGCACGACGTGCTGGTCGCGCTGGACGGGCTGGGGCTCGCGAAGGCGACGCTCGCGGGCCACTCGCTCGCGGGGGATGAGCTGAACTGGTTGGGCATCCACCACCCGGAGCGCGTGGAGGCGCTCATCTTCCTGGACGCCACGGACAACCGGGGGGAGATCGCCGACTTCCTGAAGGGCCACCCCCTGCCGCCGCTGCCGTTCTCCGTGCTCGACGGCCAGCCGTCACGCGAGGCCGTGGCCGCCATCCTGGAGAAGGACCTGGGCGGCCGCTTCCCTCCGCATGAGCTGGAGCAGGCGTATGAGTTCGATGCCACGACGGGCGCGTACCTGCGCTACCACCGGCTGCCCGAAGCGACGGAGCTGTCGGTGCGCGGCGCGGCCGAGCCGGACTTCGCGAAGCTGAAGGGGCCCATGCTGGCCATCTCCGACGAGCAGGCCTTCGCGGGCTGGGTGGAGTTCCTGTCCCAGAGCGAGAGCGTCCCCGCCGACCTTCGCGAGCGTGCACGGGCCTTCCTGCCCGAAGTGCGCGAGCACGAGGCCGCGCAGGACGCGCTGCTGCGGGGCATGCCGAACTGGAAGCTCGTGAGGCTCGACGGCGCCGGCCACTACCTGTGGCTCACGCGGCACGCGGAGGTCGTGGCCGCGATGCGTGCCTTCCTCGCGCGCTGACGCCATGGTCCGGCGGCGGCTCCGCACTTGAAGCCGCGGCCTGGCTCCGCCCCTGCGTCCCTCAGTTCAACGGCCCCGGATGTCAGCTCGCATCGGTGCGCACCACGGCCGGCGCGGGCTCCTGCTCCACGTCCAGCGGGCGGCCCAGGCAGTCCTCACCGTCCCGGGGCTTGGGCGTGCTGCGCGGCCGGTACTCCCAGTGCCACGGCTCCGAGGCCACCGTGCGACGGAAGCCGAAGCGACACGCGTTTCCCGCCAGCCAGAGATAGGTGGGCGACTCCAGCCCGCTGCCCACGACCAGGTCCACCGCCAGTCCGCGGTTGTGGTTGGAGCGGCCCGGCCGCGCGGCCTTGGGCCCGAGCCCCTTGCGATAGAGGCGCCACAGGTAGTGCTGCTGGCGGTACGAACGCCACGCGCTCGTCACCAGCAGCGTCCGCCCGGACTCCCGGGCCTCCGCTGTCATCCGCTCGAAGGCCGCGGCCGCGTCGCGGTGCATCCGGTGGCCGCCGTGGATGCGCACCATGCGCGATGCCTTGGCCTTGGCCTTGCGGACCTTCACGTCCTTCGCGAACCCGGCGGGCGCCAGGAGACAGACGAGGAGCACGAGGCCCCAACGAAGCAGGGGAACCGACATTCGGAGGTCCAAGCAGTGGGCGAGGACGCCAAGGTGCCGTGTTTATTCCGTGCTGAAAAGCAGGCGGGCCGCCGAGCGCTCCACGGCCGCGCCCGAGCGCCAGGACGCTGCGTGGACCCTAGAAGAGCGTGAGCTGCGGGGACGGTGCGGGACCCTCCCGGGGGGGCAGCACGTTGAAGCCGTGCTCCCGGGCCCACGCCGCGCTGGGGCCTGCCCAGTGGTGCGCGTCCATGCGCGCGTGGCCCTTGTCGTCGAAGGTGACGCCTTCGGCCTCCAGCAGCTCGCGCTGACGGACGCCGGAGGTGCTGATACCACCCGTGCGGTTGATGATCCGCTGCCAGGGCACGCTCGCCGCGCGCGAACCCAGCGCGGCCATCGCGTGGCCCACGGTGCGGGCATCGCAGCCCTGGCCGACGATGGCGGCGATGTCCCCATAGGTCGCCACCTGACCGGAGGGCACCTGCTCGCAGACGACGTAGATGCGCTCGAAGGGATCCTGCGAATCCGTGGGGGACGCCATCGGGGGCCTCCGGGTGGGTTGTGCGGAGACCATCCTACCCCAGGCGTTGGCGTGGGCAACGCCTGTCCATCCGGGCGCGTGACACCTTGGGACTTCGCGTCGTCAGCCCCGCCGGTCGCGCAGCCGCGTGTACGTGTACGAGACGACCAGCAGCATCACGCCCAGCAGGATGAAGGTGAGCACCCGCTGATCCGGCGGCAGCCGCGCCACTTCCACCAACACCAGTCGCCCGAGCGCGAGCCCCATCACCGCCAGCGCGGCCAGCCGGTACCACCGCTCGCGCACCGCGAAGCCCAGGCCGAAGAGGAGGAAGGCCGCGATGACCCAACCCAGGGTGATGAGCCCGGAGGGCATCCGCGCGCCAATGAGCGCCACCAGGGACAGGCCCGCGCCCACCGCGCACACCGCCGTGAACAGCGTCCGCGTCTCCGGTTCGGGGAGTCCGGCGACGCGCACCGTCCCGCCGCGCTCCACCAGCACGAACGCCGTCACCAGCCCGGCGAGCAGCGTCAGCCGCCCCGGCGTCTCCCACTCGCACGCCGCCAGCGCCACGAAGAGGATGAGCACGCCCACGCCGCGCAGCACCGGGGACTCCACCCCGCGCGCGGCCAGCCCCGCCACGAGCCCCGTCACCGTCCAGGCCGCCACCAGCGCGACGTCGTCGTAGCGGGCGGGCATGGCCAGCGCGAGCGTCACCGCCGCCAGCGCCAGGTACGCGTGCATCAGCCCCACGGGCGCGCGCTGGAGCCGGGCCACCGCCGCCCCCGCGCCATGGGCCACGGCGACGATGAGCAGGAAGCTGAAGAGGTGCGGCTCCTGATCCTGGGAGACCTCGTACGCGCCCAGTGACGTGAGCCCCACCCAGTTGAGCAGCGTGAACGCGAGGCTCGCGCGGAGGGGCAGGTCGCGCGGACGGGCGAGCAGCGCCACGGAGAACAGCAGGAAGTAGAGCGCGAGGAAGCCCAGGCTCAAGAAGAGCCGGTCGTCCTCGGGGGCGCCGGGGGCCATGTGGCCGGTGCGCACCGCCCAGACGACGTGCGTGCTGTAGACGGCCACGAGGCTGGACAGCGGCACGATGACCCAGCGGTTGCGCACGAGGAAGAACAGCGCGCCCGCCGCGAGCAGCGTGGTGGACAGCAGCGTGAACGCGGTGATGTCACTGAGCATCCCGGTGTGCAGCCCCAGGAACAGCGCGATGCCCGCCACCGTCTCCGACTGCATCCGGTGCGCGATGGTGACGATGGCCACCACGAACGCCGCCAGCAGCACCAGCGCCAGCACCTGGCTGTCGATGACCCGCACCGACGGGATGAAGTGCAGCGCGTAGGTGACGAAGTACGCGAGCGCCAGCCCACCGCCGAAGACGATGCGGCCGAAGAGTTCGTTGCGCCGCGACAGCCACAGCCCGAACGCGCCCAGCCCCGCGCTCAGCAGGTAGCCCGCGCCCACGCGCGCCAGCATCCCCAGCTCCCCGAAGCGGTAGGTGATGAGGTACGCGATGCCGATGATGAGCGCCACGATGCCCAGCCGGCTCAGCCAGTAGGTGCCGACGTGGGCCTCCAGGTCCCGCCGCTCGGGCTCGGAGGCGGGGGGCGCGGCGGCGGGCGGCGGCGACACGGGGCGCGCTGCTCCGGGCGCCTCCAGCTTCGCGAGCCGCGTCTCCAACGCGGCCACCGTGGCCTCCAGCCGCCTCACCGCCTCCCGCAGGTCCTGGCCTTCACCTTCGTCCGACATGGACTCCCCTCGTGCACCCGCGCGCGGGGGCCGGACGCCGGGACCTCAGGCCAGGTTGTGGAAGACGTGCTGCACGTCGTCGTCCTGCTCCAGCATGTCCACCAGCTTGAGGACCTCCTGGGCCTGCTCCTCGGGGAGCTCCTTGAGGGTGCCGGGCAGGGGGATGTACTCGGACTCCGCGGACACGGGCGAGATGCCCTTGGCCTCGATGGCGGCCTGGAGCTTGCCGAAGTCGGAGAACTTGCAGCGCAGCAGCAGCTGCTTCTCGCCCTTCTCGCCGGTGCTCTCGCCCATCTCCTCCAGGCCGTGGTCGATGAGCTCCAGCTCCAGCTCCTCCGGGTTCACCCCTTCGGCGTCCAGGCGGATGGTGCCCATGCGCTCGAACATGCGGGACACGCCGCCGGAGGTGGCCATGCTCCCGCCCAGCTTGGTGAACGGGAAGCGGACGTTGGCCACGGTGCGCACGATGTTGTCCGTCGCCGTCTCCACCAGCACGCCCACGCCGTGGGGCGCGTAGCCCTCATAGAGGACGATCTGGTAGTCGGCCTGGTCCTGGCCGCTGGCGCGCTTGATGGCGCTCTCCACGTTGTTCTTCGGCATGTTCGCCGCGCGGGCGTTCTGGATGGCCCGGCGCAGCGCGGAGTTGGAGGTCGGGTCCGGTCCGCCGGCCTTCACCGCGATCACGATGTCCTTCGTGATGCGCGTGAAGATCTTCGCCATCTTGTTCCAGCGGGCGAACATCGTCGCCTTGCGTGTCTCGAAAATGCGTCCCATGGTGCCTCCAATTATATCGCGGCCCGCCCGGGTGGGACGGGTTTCGCACGGTCATGCGCGCGGGAAGCGGCTCGCCAGCGCGTCGGCCAGGGGGCCCGCCCCGGTGCGCAGGGGGTCCACGCACGGCAGCCCGTGCGCGCGGCCGGTGGCCTCCAGCAGCGCGAGGGCGGCGTCCTCGCCCAGGTGTTCGGTGTTGATGGCGATGCCGGTGCACTGGATGGCGGGGTTCGTCAGCCGGCCCTCCAGCACCGTGCGGTCGATGACGTCTTGAATCGACGGCAGCGCGTGCTTCACGCCGCGCATCGTGGTGCGCGTGGGCTCGTGACAGACGATGAAGGCGTCCGGCTGCGCGCCGTGCAGCAGGCCCAGCGTGACGCCCGCGAAGGAGGGGTGGAACAGCGACCCCTGGCCCTCCACCACGTCCCAGTGGTCCGCGTCGTTCTCCGGGGTGAGCCACTCCGCCGCGCCCGCGACGAAGTCGGACACCACGGCGTCCAGCGCCACGCCGCGCCCGGAGATGAGGATGCCCGTCTGGCCCGTGGCCCGGAAGTCGGCCTTCCACCCGCGCTGGCGCAGCTCCTTCTCCAGCGCCAGCGCCGTGTACTTCTTGCCCACCGCGCAGTCGGTGCCCACGGTCAGCACGCGCAGGCCCCGGCGCTTCGTGCCCTTGCCGGTGGCGAAGTCCTGATCCGGGAAGCGCACGTCGTGCAGCTTGCGCCCGTGTCGCGCCGCCGCGGCGGCCACGGCGGGGAAGGAGGCCAGCCGCTTGTGCAGGCCGGTGGCCAGGTCCAGCCCGGCCTCCAGCGCCTGCGCGAGCGTGGCGATCCACGCGTCCGCCAGCACGCCGCCCGGGTTCACCACGCCGACCACCAGAGTGCGCGCGCCCCGGGCCCTGGCTTGCTCCAGGTCCAGGTCCGGCAGGCCACAGTCGGCGGCGCAGCCGGGCAGGCGAAGCTGACCCACGCACCACTCCGGCCGCCAGTCCACGATGCCGTGGGCCGTCTTGGCCGCGAGCTGATCCTTCACGTCTCCCAGGAAGAGCAGGTAGGGCTTGTCGATGTCCACGCGCCAGCGCCTTAGCACGGCGCGAAAAGGTCGTGGAATTGGCGCGGGGAATAAGCACGACACCGGACGTAACAGGTCCGTGCCCGACGCATCCGGGCGCTTCCCCGTACCCGCCGGAGTCGTCCCATGCGCTTCACCGCTTCGTCCGCCGCGCTCCTGTTCGCCGCCTCGCTCGCCACCGCCTGTGGGGGGCCGCTGGAGCAGGAGGACCTCGCCAGCACGAGCGACGAGCTGGTCATCGGCCCCATCGGGCCGGGGCCCATCATCCCGAGCCCGGTCCTGCAGTGCATTGGCAGCGACACGGTGCTGGCGCAGCCGGACGGCGCCATGGCGTACGCCTACTGGAGCTGCTCGGCCCCCACCCAGTTCCACGGGACGTCCAATGACGCGACGTACACCCAGCCGGGGTGCAAGGACCGCTTCGTGACGGAGGTCGCGAGCCTGGGCGGCAACGTCGCCTTCCCCTTCGTGGAGGCCATCCCGTCGTCGGCCATCACCACGCAGGCCGCCTGCAACGCGCTGTTCGTCACGGCCGCCGCCTGGGGCAAGTTCAACGGCGTCTGGTCGGGGCTGGGCACCGCCAGCGGTTCGGGCGTGTGGACCCCGCCGTATGGCAGCCGTCCCGGCTCCTGCAACGCGCGGATCTACTTCCCCGCGGAGGACGGCTACGACGCGATCCGCGTGGGCGGCCTCGCGACGTCGTATTCCACCACCCGGATCCGCGTTCGCACGGGCGTCAGCGTCCTTGGAAAGATCTGCTAGCCCCCGGGGAATATGCGCGGGCCCCGGCGTAACTCCAGGGAGAACCCTCCCGGGTTCCCCTTCGCCCCACCTTCCGGAAGCCCATCCCATGCGCACCACCCCCACCTTCGCCCTCCTGTTCGCCGCCTCGCTCGCCACCGCCTGTGGAGGCCCTCTGGAGGACGAGCCCCAGCCCAGCGAAGACGCGTCCCTCGCAAGCCAGGAGCAGGGCGTGGACGAGTCCTGCGTGGGCACGGGCGTGGTGCTGGCGCAGCCGGACGGCACGTCGGTCACGGCCACCTATCCGCGCTGCTCGACCGCGGACTTCGCCGGAGCGTCCACCAATGGCTCCTACGATCAGACGTCGTGCCCCCGCCGCTTCGTGACGGAGATCACGAACCTGAATGGCACGTACGCCCGGCCCTTCGTGGAGGCCATCCCCTCCACGTCCAACATCACGGAGAGCGGCTGCAAGGGCATGCTGGTCGCGGGCGCCGCGTTCGGCTACGCCAACGGCGTCTGGTACGGCCTGGGCAACGTCAGCGCCGCGGGCATCTGGCACCCGGCGACCACGGGCCCCTTCTCCTTCCCGGCCTTCTGCCAGCTGCGCTTCAACATCGGCAGTGGCGGGTCGGGCTATAGCAAG is a window encoding:
- a CDS encoding DUF4139 domain-containing protein, giving the protein MRVVPSILESVTVHAEGALCTRAFVLSPEQGHLPDKVRIEGLPLALRAHSLRARVVEGPAGLLVRDLRPTFEARLPSESDLPVEQHALEASEALLSDVHARLERVRGELDTLQRLTPVFPPPRKGQPPREAPLASMLSLAGFVDTELTALHAQRLVLERQLRDATAEVELRRRRIQELSSALSGDRARLFRAAQLTLSGPLPSDTDARLVLEYAVVGARWVPTYDLRLPRTLEEGTLRMRAAVLQRTGEDWTGVRLSVSTADLMRHAEVPELKSLRIGRVQPPPARSGWREPAPGLDELFAGYDALRAPPSPALLMPEPVPQEMPMYETSEEEPGALADEQEEASFGGAPGAPPRPSAPMSKPPPPPARPGAPMVGGRAASAPRGGSVTGEVAIPRGLPRMASAPKGGGGLERAKKRKAEADFDDAPVKDLLGADDEEDGDLPPPALEPADGLLDYESLTLAPPGASDHRGRLRPRPAHVTQAMLALSAVRVQVDVVNLVAVAMNTAAAVNLLAPPTWAVPPRDSARHFDARFDAEASADVPSDGAWHTVPMLTLPVELSAEYVAVPSVEPRVFRTVRLDNPTPHALLAGPVDVTLEDEFLMTSPLPTMGPGETQRLGLGVEEALQVARNTRFDEATGGMFGNSTVLTHHVSVELANHLSRPVNVTVSERVGAVPESQKDIKVEETEVTPPWHKPTPIPGELPVEGERVWRVSIPAGAKRSLKATWVVKLPASKMLAGGNRRT
- a CDS encoding DUF2339 domain-containing protein; translated protein: MSDEGEGQDLREAVRRLEATVAALETRLAKLEAPGAARPVSPPPAAAPPASEPERRDLEAHVGTYWLSRLGIVALIIGIAYLITYRFGELGMLARVGAGYLLSAGLGAFGLWLSRRNELFGRIVFGGGLALAYFVTYALHFIPSVRVIDSQVLALVLLAAFVVAIVTIAHRMQSETVAGIALFLGLHTGMLSDITAFTLLSTTLLAAGALFFLVRNRWVIVPLSSLVAVYSTHVVWAVRTGHMAPGAPEDDRLFLSLGFLALYFLLFSVALLARPRDLPLRASLAFTLLNWVGLTSLGAYEVSQDQEPHLFSFLLIVAVAHGAGAAVARLQRAPVGLMHAYLALAAVTLALAMPARYDDVALVAAWTVTGLVAGLAARGVESPVLRGVGVLILFVALAACEWETPGRLTLLAGLVTAFVLVERGGTVRVAGLPEPETRTLFTAVCAVGAGLSLVALIGARMPSGLITLGWVIAAFLLFGLGFAVRERWYRLAALAVMGLALGRLVLVEVARLPPDQRVLTFILLGVMLLVVSYTYTRLRDRRG
- a CDS encoding alpha/beta fold hydrolase, with product MRTSWLVFSLSLLCACSTTPSVPPGGDGTDPLHQVRRVQVAEGVELEVLDYGGKGPALVFLPGLGSTAHVYDVLAPEFTATHHVYAFTRRGFGASSWPTTGYDSATLGHDVLVALDGLGLAKATLAGHSLAGDELNWLGIHHPERVEALIFLDATDNRGEIADFLKGHPLPPLPFSVLDGQPSREAVAAILEKDLGGRFPPHELEQAYEFDATTGAYLRYHRLPEATELSVRGAAEPDFAKLKGPMLAISDEQAFAGWVEFLSQSESVPADLRERARAFLPEVREHEAAQDALLRGMPNWKLVRLDGAGHYLWLTRHAEVVAAMRAFLAR
- a CDS encoding M15 family metallopeptidase; translation: MSVPLLRWGLVLLVCLLAPAGFAKDVKVRKAKAKASRMVRIHGGHRMHRDAAAAFERMTAEARESGRTLLVTSAWRSYRQQHYLWRLYRKGLGPKAARPGRSNHNRGLAVDLVVGSGLESPTYLWLAGNACRFGFRRTVASEPWHWEYRPRSTPKPRDGEDCLGRPLDVEQEPAPAVVRTDAS
- a CDS encoding YebC/PmpR family DNA-binding transcriptional regulator, producing MGRIFETRKATMFARWNKMAKIFTRITKDIVIAVKAGGPDPTSNSALRRAIQNARAANMPKNNVESAIKRASGQDQADYQIVLYEGYAPHGVGVLVETATDNIVRTVANVRFPFTKLGGSMATSGGVSRMFERMGTIRLDAEGVNPEELELELIDHGLEEMGESTGEKGEKQLLLRCKFSDFGKLQAAIEAKGISPVSAESEYIPLPGTLKELPEEQAQEVLKLVDMLEQDDDVQHVFHNLA
- the dgcN gene encoding N-acetyltransferase DgcN — translated: MDIDKPYLLFLGDVKDQLAAKTAHGIVDWRPEWCVGQLRLPGCAADCGLPDLDLEQARARGARTLVVGVVNPGGVLADAWIATLAQALEAGLDLATGLHKRLASFPAVAAAAARHGRKLHDVRFPDQDFATGKGTKRRGLRVLTVGTDCAVGKKYTALALEKELRQRGWKADFRATGQTGILISGRGVALDAVVSDFVAGAAEWLTPENDADHWDVVEGQGSLFHPSFAGVTLGLLHGAQPDAFIVCHEPTRTTMRGVKHALPSIQDVIDRTVLEGRLTNPAIQCTGIAINTEHLGEDAALALLEATGRAHGLPCVDPLRTGAGPLADALASRFPRA
- a CDS encoding MGMT family protein → MASPTDSQDPFERIYVVCEQVPSGQVATYGDIAAIVGQGCDARTVGHAMAALGSRAASVPWQRIINRTGGISTSGVRQRELLEAEGVTFDDKGHARMDAHHWAGPSAAWAREHGFNVLPPREGPAPSPQLTLF